Proteins found in one Lycium ferocissimum isolate CSIRO_LF1 chromosome 6, AGI_CSIRO_Lferr_CH_V1, whole genome shotgun sequence genomic segment:
- the LOC132061044 gene encoding uncharacterized protein LOC132061044 yields the protein MGIDNWSLIGRLKRAVKKITCLLNFDVNKWKVASYMIGSSSSRRLHQLSFNERKLQKQPTGLNVICFENDQDLVNNANDYSSSSSNSFKGLQRTMSYPSSEDDIDKRAEMFIANFYNQLKLERQISLELRYYRGNSFGSSTSP from the coding sequence ATGGGGATAGACAATTGGTCTTTGATAGGAAGGCTAAAAAGGGCAGTAAAAAAGATTACTTGTTTGCTGAATTTTGATGTCAACAAATGGAAAGTAGCATCATATATGattggatcatcatcatcaagaaGATTACATCAGTTGAGTTTCAATGAAAGGAAGTTGCAAAAACAGCCAACTGGATTGAATGTAATATGTTTTGAGAATGATCAAGATTTGGTCAATAATGCAAATGATTATTCATCAAGTTCTAGTAACTCATTTAAAGGACTTCAAAGAACTATGAGTTATCCATCATCAGAAGATGATATTGATAAAAGAGCAGAAATGTTTATAGCTAATTTCTACAATCAACTTAAACTTGAAAGGCAAATTTCATTGGAGCTTCGTTATTACAGAGGGAATAGTTTTGGATCTTCAACATCTCCATGA
- the LOC132059073 gene encoding CMP-sialic acid transporter 2-like isoform X1 produces MAAIGAIPDINGLKQKSRRSFVTLILTVLTSSQSILIVWSKRAGKYEYSVTTANFLVEALKCALSLAALVRIWRKDGVTDDNRLSTTWDEVKVYPIPAALYLVKNLLQYYIFAYVDAPGYQILKNLNIISTGILYQIILKRKLTEIQWAAFILLCAGCTTAQLNPSSDHVLQAPLQGWVMAIVMALLSGFAGVYTEAIIKKRPSRNINVQNFWLYVFGMIFNAFAIMTQDFDAVMNDGFFHGYSLITVLMILNHALSGIAVSMVMKYADNIVKVYSTSVAMLLTAVVSVFLFGFHLSLAFFLGSTVVSVAIYLHSTGKARR; encoded by the exons ATGGCGGCTATCGGAGCAATACCGGATATTAATGGCCTCAAACAGAAAAGCCGAAG GTCATTTGTAACACTTATTCTGACAGTTCTTACGAGTTCACAATCGATTCTCATTGTGTGGTCGAAGAGAGCTGGGAAGTATGAGTACAGTGTAACCACTGCAAATTTTCTG GTAGAGGCATTGAAATGTGCGTTGTCGCTTGCGGCCTTGGTAAGAATCTGGAGAAAGGACGGCGTTACTGATGACAACAG GTTGAGCACTACGTGGGATGAAGTTAAAGTGTACCCAATTCCCGCTGCACTTTACCTTGTCAAGAATCTACTTCAG TATTACATTTTTGCGTATGTAGATGCTCCTGGATATCAGATACTGAAGAACTTGAATATTATCAGCACCGGCATATTGTATCaaattattcttaaaaggaa GTTAACTGAAATTCAGTGGGCTGCTTTCATTCTACTTTGTGCTGGGTGCACCACTGCACAGCTTAATCCTAG TTCTGATCATGTTCTTCAGGCTCCTTTACAAGGTTGGGTTATGGCTATT GTAATGGCCCTTTTGAGTGGGTTTGCAGGAGTTTACACAGAG GCTATAATTAAGAAGAGACCTTCAAGAAATATTAATGTTCAGAACTTCTGGTTGTATGTCTTTGGGATGATCTTCAATGCTTTTGCAATAATGACTCAAGATTTTGACGCAGTCATGAATGA TGGGTTCTTCCATGGATATTCACTGATTACGGTTCTCATGATTCTCAACCACGCACTAAG TGGTATTGCAGTATCAATGGTGATGAAGTATGCTGACAATATTGTGAAG GTCTATTCAACTTCAGTTGCGATGCTACTGACTGCAGTTGTTTCTGTATTTCTATTTGGGTTTCACCTTTCCCTTGCCTTTTTCCTTGGTTCCAC TGTTGTTTCTGTAGCGATATATTTACACTCGACTGGAAAAGCCCGAAGATAA
- the LOC132059073 gene encoding CMP-sialic acid transporter 2-like isoform X2 → MAAIGAIPDINGLKQKSRRSFVTLILTVLTSSQSILIVWSKRAGKYEYSVTTANFLVEALKCALSLAALVRIWRKDGVTDDNRLSTTWDEVKVYPIPAALYLVKNLLQYYIFAYVDAPGYQILKNLNIISTGILYQIILKRKLTEIQWAAFILLCAGCTTAQLNPSSDHVLQAPLQGWVMAIVMALLSGFAGVYTEAIIKKRPSRNINVQNFWLYVFGMIFNAFAIMTQDFDAVMNDGIAVSMVMKYADNIVKVYSTSVAMLLTAVVSVFLFGFHLSLAFFLGSTVVSVAIYLHSTGKARR, encoded by the exons ATGGCGGCTATCGGAGCAATACCGGATATTAATGGCCTCAAACAGAAAAGCCGAAG GTCATTTGTAACACTTATTCTGACAGTTCTTACGAGTTCACAATCGATTCTCATTGTGTGGTCGAAGAGAGCTGGGAAGTATGAGTACAGTGTAACCACTGCAAATTTTCTG GTAGAGGCATTGAAATGTGCGTTGTCGCTTGCGGCCTTGGTAAGAATCTGGAGAAAGGACGGCGTTACTGATGACAACAG GTTGAGCACTACGTGGGATGAAGTTAAAGTGTACCCAATTCCCGCTGCACTTTACCTTGTCAAGAATCTACTTCAG TATTACATTTTTGCGTATGTAGATGCTCCTGGATATCAGATACTGAAGAACTTGAATATTATCAGCACCGGCATATTGTATCaaattattcttaaaaggaa GTTAACTGAAATTCAGTGGGCTGCTTTCATTCTACTTTGTGCTGGGTGCACCACTGCACAGCTTAATCCTAG TTCTGATCATGTTCTTCAGGCTCCTTTACAAGGTTGGGTTATGGCTATT GTAATGGCCCTTTTGAGTGGGTTTGCAGGAGTTTACACAGAG GCTATAATTAAGAAGAGACCTTCAAGAAATATTAATGTTCAGAACTTCTGGTTGTATGTCTTTGGGATGATCTTCAATGCTTTTGCAATAATGACTCAAGATTTTGACGCAGTCATGAATGA TGGTATTGCAGTATCAATGGTGATGAAGTATGCTGACAATATTGTGAAG GTCTATTCAACTTCAGTTGCGATGCTACTGACTGCAGTTGTTTCTGTATTTCTATTTGGGTTTCACCTTTCCCTTGCCTTTTTCCTTGGTTCCAC TGTTGTTTCTGTAGCGATATATTTACACTCGACTGGAAAAGCCCGAAGATAA